One segment of Ipomoea triloba cultivar NCNSP0323 chromosome 12, ASM357664v1 DNA contains the following:
- the LOC115998265 gene encoding thioredoxin H2, giving the protein MGGALSSVLGGDAAAAAASTDDSSSSEPSRVTVFHSSQRWQLHFNASKQLNKLMVVDFAAAWCGPCKMMEPIVKQMATKFTDVDFIKIDVDELSDVAQEFSVQAMPTFLLLKQGKEVGRVVGAKKDELERKIVQHKEVPKFAA; this is encoded by the exons ATGGGAGGGGCTCTGTCGAGTGTGCTGGGTGGCgatgcggcggcggcggcggcatcAACCGATGACTCATCATCGTCCGAACCCTCTCGGGTCACTGTATTTCATTCATCTCAACGATGGCAGCTGCACTTCAACGCCTCCAAACAACTCAATAAATTG ATGGTGGTGGATTTTGCGGCAGCATGGTGCGGGCCCTGCAAGATGATGGAGCCGATCGTCAAACAAATGGCTACCAAGTTCACCGACGTTGATTTCATAAAGATAGACGTCGATGAGCTCTCG GATGTGGCCCAGGAGTTTTCAGTGCAGGCGATGCCGACGTTCTTACTGCTGAAGCAGGGCAAGGAGGTGGGTAGGGTAGTGGGAGCTAAGAAAGATGAGCTTGAAAGGAAGATCGTCCAGCACAAGGAAGTCCCCAAATTTGCTGCTTGA